A window of Amycolatopsis australiensis contains these coding sequences:
- a CDS encoding leucyl aminopeptidase family protein: MRNPLPPVPTSLLDIEVAGDLRRGAPTARLVTAPADDVESEPLEIGGVRITGKAGDVQTVPDDGARWVAGLGDGEPKQYRKAGAALVRAVNAALADDVDHGGKAFRAVQLVLPEEAAAEHVTELALGLLLGGYRFKVTGEDPSPSVRTVRLVTGDTAFGDVVSRASALAAATALTRDLANMPSNVKTPAWLADTAARVAGPRVEVTVRDEKWLAAQGFGGVLAVGGGSARPPRLVELAYRPQGASRHLLLVGKGITFDTGGLSIKPADGMHLMRTDMAGGAAVIAAIRAIASLGLPVRVTALVPCAENHVSGSSYRPGDIVRHYGGKTTEVGNTDAEGRMVLADALAYGIRRFSPDYVVDAATLTGAMKVSLGLRTGGLFASDSSLAASVIEAGARVGEKWWRMPLVEDYAENVRGEFGDVRQTPGGPGGITAALFLREFTSGLPWAHLDIAGPARSEKIYDEVVPGATGFAARTLVELAASLA; encoded by the coding sequence GTGCGTAATCCGCTACCCCCCGTTCCGACGAGCCTGCTCGACATCGAGGTCGCGGGCGACCTCCGCCGCGGCGCCCCGACGGCCCGGCTGGTGACCGCGCCGGCCGACGACGTCGAGTCCGAGCCGCTGGAGATCGGCGGTGTCCGGATCACCGGCAAGGCGGGCGACGTGCAGACGGTCCCGGACGACGGCGCCCGCTGGGTCGCGGGTCTCGGCGACGGCGAGCCGAAGCAGTACCGCAAGGCGGGCGCGGCGCTGGTCCGGGCGGTGAACGCGGCGCTGGCCGATGACGTCGACCACGGCGGGAAGGCGTTCCGCGCGGTGCAGCTGGTGCTGCCCGAGGAGGCGGCCGCCGAGCACGTGACGGAGCTGGCGCTGGGACTGCTCCTGGGCGGGTACCGGTTCAAGGTGACCGGCGAGGATCCTTCGCCGTCCGTGCGGACGGTCCGGCTGGTGACCGGCGACACGGCGTTCGGCGACGTCGTCTCGCGTGCTTCCGCGCTGGCCGCCGCGACCGCGCTGACCCGCGACCTGGCGAACATGCCGTCCAACGTGAAGACGCCGGCGTGGCTGGCGGACACCGCCGCCCGGGTGGCCGGTCCGCGCGTCGAGGTGACGGTCCGGGACGAGAAGTGGCTGGCGGCACAGGGTTTCGGCGGCGTGCTGGCGGTCGGCGGCGGCTCGGCGCGGCCGCCGCGGCTGGTCGAGCTGGCGTACCGGCCCCAGGGCGCTTCCCGGCATCTGCTGCTGGTGGGCAAGGGCATCACGTTCGACACGGGCGGCCTGTCGATCAAGCCGGCCGACGGCATGCACCTGATGCGCACGGACATGGCGGGCGGCGCGGCGGTGATCGCGGCGATCCGCGCGATCGCGTCGCTGGGCCTGCCGGTGCGGGTGACGGCGCTGGTGCCGTGCGCGGAGAACCACGTCTCGGGATCGTCGTACCGGCCGGGCGACATCGTCCGCCACTACGGCGGCAAGACGACCGAGGTCGGCAACACCGACGCCGAGGGCCGGATGGTCCTGGCGGACGCACTGGCGTACGGAATCCGCCGGTTTTCCCCGGACTACGTGGTCGACGCGGCAACGCTGACGGGCGCGATGAAGGTCTCGCTGGGGCTGCGCACGGGCGGCCTGTTCGCCTCGGACTCGTCGCTGGCGGCGTCGGTGATCGAGGCGGGCGCCCGGGTGGGCGAGAAGTGGTGGCGGATGCCGCTGGTGGAGGACTACGCGGAGAACGTCCGCGGCGAGTTCGGCGACGTCCGCCAGACCCCGGGCGGCCCGGGCGGCATCACGGCGGCGTTGTTCCTGCGGGAGTTCACGTCGGGCCTGCCGTGGGCCCACCTGGACATCGCCGGCCCGGCGCGGTCGGAGAAGATCTACGACGAGGTGGTCCCCGGGGCGACGGGCTTCGCGGCCCGCACCTTGGTGGAGCTGGCGGCCTCCCTGGCCTGA
- a CDS encoding DUF3117 domain-containing protein: MAAMKPRTGDGPLEVTKEGRGLVMRVPLEGGGRLVVELSAEEAKDLGAALAEVTG, encoded by the coding sequence CCCGGACCGGAGATGGTCCCCTCGAAGTGACTAAGGAGGGGCGGGGCCTCGTGATGCGCGTACCGCTCGAGGGTGGTGGGCGACTCGTCGTCGAGCTCTCCGCGGAAGAAGCGAAGGACCTCGGCGCCGCACTGGCGGAGGTCACCGGCTAG